In Flavobacterium gelatinilyticum, a genomic segment contains:
- a CDS encoding OmpA family protein yields the protein MKKLLVIIFVFSIQFINAQDQEMIRAKKFFDRTYYTEAIVLYQKLADEKPSQEVIKNLADSYYYTNDLIKAQRYYRLLIKNYNNNLDREYYYRYAQTLKATNSYDDANEALREYYNKSANTEDAANFEKDIKTLENVSAIGQRFEIKNLPINTPNSEFGAVKYKDNLVFAGVKLKPGLFDKKFKWDNAGYLNLVSIPLKNSNSSDSIVHYFAKELKTGMHESNAVFTKDGKTMYFTRNNSKNGKKKKDDKKISNLQIFKAELENGKWTNITSLPFNSPNYSVEHPALSADEKVLYFASDMPGSFGSFDIYSVNINKGAFDTPKNLGPEINTDKREQFPFASADNKLYFSSDGHLGYGSLDVFVSEINGNEYSKPVNIGLPLNSNLDDFAFNIDSDTKEGYFSSNREGGKGKDDIYQFKEIKDLIVEDCKQFIAGTITDFDSKAVLENATVLLQDSNNKMLYTITTSADGKFSFTVPCEASYKVSAFKENYTNASKTLMTDKIRDKINDASLELRSLEAIKQEEKDLAEKKRKQEILIEEENKKKEVLAALELKEKEKKAKEAAIVAAEIKKNEKVKEILEKEKDVVKDKDRLIIKTDPIYFDYNMWYIRKESKVVLGRVVELMKKYPGMAIEIGSHTDSRGNAKFNENLSQKRANSTREFIIQSGIDAKRVTAKGYGESVPIVKCKTDDACSEEEHELNRRSEFVIKNL from the coding sequence ATGAAAAAACTACTCGTTATTATATTCGTATTTTCAATACAGTTTATAAATGCTCAGGATCAGGAAATGATTAGGGCAAAGAAATTTTTTGACAGAACTTATTATACTGAAGCTATAGTTTTATATCAAAAACTGGCTGATGAAAAACCATCACAGGAAGTTATAAAAAATCTGGCCGATTCTTATTATTACACAAATGACCTTATTAAAGCCCAGCGTTATTATCGTCTTTTAATAAAAAACTATAATAATAATCTGGACAGGGAATATTATTACAGATATGCACAGACATTAAAAGCAACAAACAGCTATGATGATGCTAACGAGGCTTTAAGAGAATATTACAATAAATCAGCCAATACAGAAGATGCCGCTAATTTTGAAAAAGATATTAAAACTTTGGAAAATGTCAGCGCTATCGGACAGCGTTTTGAGATTAAAAACCTCCCGATAAATACTCCAAATTCTGAATTTGGAGCGGTAAAATACAAAGACAATTTGGTTTTTGCTGGAGTGAAATTAAAGCCGGGATTGTTTGATAAAAAATTTAAATGGGATAATGCGGGATATTTAAATTTGGTCTCAATTCCGCTCAAAAATAGTAACTCTTCGGATTCTATTGTTCATTATTTTGCTAAAGAATTAAAAACCGGAATGCACGAATCAAATGCTGTTTTTACTAAAGACGGCAAAACGATGTATTTTACCCGAAACAATTCGAAAAACGGAAAGAAAAAGAAAGACGATAAGAAAATCTCAAATCTTCAGATTTTTAAAGCTGAATTGGAAAATGGAAAATGGACGAACATTACGTCTCTTCCTTTTAACAGCCCGAATTATTCGGTTGAGCATCCTGCTTTAAGTGCAGATGAAAAAGTATTATATTTTGCTTCGGATATGCCGGGATCATTTGGTTCTTTTGATATTTATTCTGTAAATATTAATAAAGGAGCATTTGATACACCAAAGAATTTAGGCCCGGAAATTAATACTGATAAAAGGGAACAGTTTCCTTTTGCTTCGGCAGATAATAAACTTTATTTTTCATCAGACGGGCATCTGGGCTATGGATCCCTGGATGTTTTTGTTTCAGAAATAAACGGAAATGAATACTCAAAACCAGTAAACATTGGTCTCCCGCTAAATTCAAATCTGGATGATTTTGCTTTCAATATTGATTCGGATACCAAAGAAGGATATTTTTCTTCTAATAGAGAAGGAGGAAAAGGGAAAGACGATATTTATCAATTTAAAGAAATAAAAGATCTTATTGTTGAAGACTGCAAACAGTTTATTGCCGGAACCATTACCGATTTTGATTCTAAAGCAGTATTAGAAAATGCAACAGTATTGCTTCAGGATTCCAACAATAAAATGCTGTATACGATCACAACTTCTGCAGACGGAAAATTTAGTTTTACGGTTCCCTGCGAAGCCTCATACAAAGTTTCGGCATTCAAAGAAAATTATACAAATGCTTCCAAAACATTAATGACAGATAAAATCCGCGATAAAATAAATGATGCCTCTCTGGAATTAAGATCGCTGGAAGCAATCAAACAGGAAGAAAAAGATCTTGCAGAAAAGAAAAGAAAGCAGGAAATATTAATAGAAGAAGAAAACAAGAAAAAAGAGGTACTTGCAGCACTTGAGCTGAAAGAAAAAGAGAAGAAAGCGAAAGAAGCCGCAATTGTTGCCGCCGAAATTAAAAAGAATGAAAAAGTAAAAGAAATTCTGGAGAAGGAGAAAGATGTTGTAAAAGATAAAGACAGGCTAATTATTAAGACAGACCCAATTTATTTTGATTACAACATGTGGTACATTCGTAAAGAATCGAAAGTGGTTTTAGGACGAGTGGTAGAGCTTATGAAGAAATATCCGGGAATGGCAATCGAAATTGGATCGCATACAGATTCACGCGGAAATGCTAAATTCAATGAGAATTTATCTCAAAAAAGAGCCAATTCGACGCGTGAATTTATCATACAATCAGGTATAGATGCTAAAAGAGTTACTGCTAAAGGATATGGCGAATCAGTGCCGATTGTAAAATGCAAAACAGATGATGCCTGTTCTGAAGAAGAACATGAGTTAAACAGAAGATCTGAATTTGTCATTAAGAATCTATAA
- a CDS encoding PorP/SprF family type IX secretion system membrane protein, producing MKKILLTISLLLCLTAGFAQQDPEYTHYMYNMSVVNPAYATGTPAMMNFGGLYRTQWVGAVGAPKTFTFFGHTALSEKVEVGLSFISDDIGDGAKKENNVYADFAYVLNLGGKNKLSLGLKAGFSSMQTNFNGFRFSDPATDFAFAENINATKPNIGVGAYYFRDNLYVGISAPNLLKSKYIQEKSGVNAFGAEEIHTFLTAGYVFQVNDMWKLKPAFMSKFVKGAPISLDVTANVLYNEKFEFGAAYRIGDSVSALFNFNITPSLRAGYAYDYTLTNLGQFNSGTHEIMLLFDLDLLGKGFDKSPRFF from the coding sequence ATGAAAAAAATACTACTTACAATAAGTTTATTACTTTGTCTAACAGCAGGTTTTGCACAGCAGGACCCGGAGTATACACATTATATGTACAATATGAGTGTTGTAAACCCTGCTTATGCAACCGGAACTCCTGCCATGATGAACTTTGGAGGATTGTACAGGACACAATGGGTAGGTGCTGTTGGTGCTCCCAAAACTTTTACTTTCTTTGGACATACTGCTTTATCCGAAAAAGTTGAAGTAGGATTGTCATTCATATCAGATGATATTGGAGATGGTGCCAAAAAAGAAAACAATGTGTATGCAGATTTTGCATATGTATTAAATTTAGGAGGAAAAAATAAATTATCACTCGGATTAAAAGCCGGTTTTTCGTCAATGCAGACCAATTTTAATGGTTTCCGTTTTAGTGACCCTGCAACAGATTTCGCTTTTGCTGAAAATATAAATGCAACAAAACCAAATATTGGAGTAGGAGCTTATTATTTTAGAGATAATCTCTATGTCGGAATTTCAGCGCCAAATTTGCTTAAGTCAAAATACATTCAGGAAAAATCAGGAGTAAATGCTTTTGGAGCCGAAGAAATTCATACTTTTTTGACCGCCGGATACGTCTTTCAGGTAAATGATATGTGGAAACTGAAACCTGCATTTATGTCAAAATTTGTAAAAGGAGCCCCAATCTCTCTAGACGTTACGGCAAATGTTTTGTACAATGAAAAATTTGAATTTGGCGCAGCATACAGAATCGGTGATTCGGTTAGTGCCCTTTTTAATTTTAATATTACGCCTTCTTTAAGAGCAGGATATGCATATGATTATACACTGACCAATTTAGGTCAGTTTAATTCCGGAACGCACGAGATCATGCTGCTTTTTGATCTGGATTTACTAGGAAAAGGATTTGATAAATCTCCAAGATTCTTCTAA
- a CDS encoding valine--tRNA ligase: MTIPAQFDAKTIESKWYDYWMKNNYFHSEPDHRTPYTIVIPPPNVTGVLHMGHMLNNTIQDVLIRRARLKGFNACWVPGTDHASIATEAKVVAKLKAEGINKNDLTREEFLKHAWEWTDKYGGTILEQLKKLGASCDWERTKFTMDPDMSASVIRSFVDLYNKGLIYRGYRMVNWDPEAKTTLSDEEVIYEEQQGKLFFLKYKIEGSEDFLTIATTRPETIFGDTAICINPNDERFTHLKGKKAIVPICGRVIPIIEDEYVDVEFGTGCLKVTPAHDMNDKTLGEKHNLEIVDIFNEDATLNSFGLQYQGKDRFVVRKEIEKELQEIGALAKTEIHLNKVGTSERTKAVIEPRLSDQWFLKMEELVKPAIKSVLETGDIKLHPKRFENTYAHWLNNIRDWNISRQLWWGQQIPAYYYGDGKEDFVVAENIEDALKLAQEKTNNSQLTINNLTQDVDALDTWFSSWLWPMSVFGGIMDPESADYKYYYPTNDLVTGPDILFFWVARMIIAGYEYAGEKPFTNVYLTGLVRDKQRRKMSKSLGNSPDPLDLIDKFSADGVRVGLLLSASAGNDIMFDEELCSQGKAFSNKIWNAFKLIKGWEVSETIPQPESSKVAIEWYEAKLQQTLVDIEDNFEKYRISDSLMAIYKLVWDDFCSWFLEMIKPAYQQPIDSVTFAKAIEMLENNLKLLHPFMPFLTEEIWQLIAERTPEEALIVSTWPEVKPFDAKLISDFENSIEVISGIRTIRKDKNIPFKDAIELKGINSENVSTYFDSIITKLGNVSAFEYVSEKVDGALSFRVKSNEYFIPITGNIDVEAEIAKLTEELNYTKGFLKSVEAKLSNEKFVNGAPEKVLNLEKQKQADALAKIATIEQSLAGLK, encoded by the coding sequence ATGACAATTCCAGCACAATTTGACGCTAAGACGATTGAGAGTAAATGGTATGATTACTGGATGAAAAATAATTATTTTCATTCAGAACCAGATCATAGAACACCGTACACCATTGTAATCCCGCCGCCAAACGTCACTGGAGTCCTTCACATGGGACATATGTTGAATAATACGATTCAGGATGTTTTAATTCGTCGTGCGCGTCTTAAAGGATTCAACGCCTGCTGGGTTCCGGGAACAGACCACGCATCTATTGCTACTGAAGCAAAAGTTGTGGCGAAATTAAAAGCTGAAGGAATCAACAAAAACGATTTGACCCGCGAAGAATTCCTAAAACATGCTTGGGAATGGACCGATAAATACGGAGGAACAATCTTAGAACAGCTTAAAAAATTAGGAGCTTCCTGCGATTGGGAACGTACAAAATTTACAATGGATCCAGATATGTCTGCTTCTGTAATTCGTTCTTTTGTTGATTTATACAACAAAGGGTTAATTTACAGAGGATACCGAATGGTAAACTGGGATCCGGAAGCTAAAACAACTCTTTCTGACGAAGAAGTTATTTACGAAGAACAACAAGGAAAATTATTTTTCTTAAAATATAAAATCGAAGGATCTGAAGATTTCTTGACGATCGCTACAACACGCCCTGAGACTATCTTTGGAGATACTGCAATCTGTATCAACCCGAACGACGAACGTTTTACACATTTAAAAGGTAAAAAAGCAATCGTTCCAATTTGTGGCAGAGTAATTCCAATTATCGAAGACGAATATGTAGATGTAGAATTCGGAACAGGATGTTTGAAAGTAACGCCTGCACACGATATGAACGATAAAACGCTGGGTGAAAAACACAACCTGGAAATCGTTGATATTTTTAATGAAGATGCAACTTTAAACAGTTTTGGATTACAGTATCAAGGAAAAGACCGTTTTGTGGTTCGTAAGGAAATTGAAAAAGAACTTCAGGAAATTGGAGCTTTAGCAAAAACAGAGATTCACTTAAATAAAGTTGGAACTTCTGAAAGAACAAAAGCCGTAATCGAGCCAAGATTATCTGACCAATGGTTCCTGAAAATGGAAGAATTAGTAAAACCGGCAATTAAGTCGGTTTTAGAAACGGGAGATATTAAATTACATCCAAAACGTTTCGAAAACACGTATGCACACTGGTTGAACAATATTCGCGATTGGAATATTTCTCGTCAATTATGGTGGGGACAACAAATTCCAGCGTACTATTATGGAGATGGAAAAGAAGATTTCGTAGTTGCAGAAAACATCGAAGATGCATTAAAATTAGCACAAGAAAAAACTAACAATTCACAATTAACCATTAACAATTTAACTCAAGATGTTGACGCGTTAGATACATGGTTTTCTTCTTGGTTATGGCCAATGTCTGTTTTTGGTGGTATTATGGATCCTGAAAGTGCAGATTACAAATACTATTATCCAACAAATGATTTAGTAACGGGTCCGGATATTTTATTTTTCTGGGTTGCGAGAATGATCATTGCAGGTTACGAATATGCAGGCGAAAAACCATTTACAAATGTATATTTGACTGGTTTGGTTCGTGATAAACAACGTCGTAAAATGTCTAAATCATTGGGGAATTCTCCTGATCCTTTAGATTTGATCGATAAATTTAGTGCAGATGGTGTTCGTGTAGGATTGCTTTTGAGTGCTTCTGCAGGAAACGACATTATGTTTGACGAAGAATTATGCAGTCAAGGAAAAGCATTTTCAAACAAAATCTGGAATGCCTTCAAATTGATTAAAGGATGGGAAGTTTCTGAAACTATTCCACAGCCAGAATCGTCAAAAGTGGCAATCGAATGGTACGAAGCGAAATTACAGCAGACTTTAGTTGATATTGAAGATAATTTTGAAAAATACAGAATTTCAGATTCTCTTATGGCAATTTATAAATTGGTTTGGGATGATTTCTGTTCTTGGTTCTTAGAAATGATTAAACCTGCATACCAACAGCCAATTGACAGCGTAACTTTTGCGAAAGCGATCGAAATGCTGGAAAACAACTTGAAGTTATTGCATCCGTTTATGCCTTTCTTGACAGAGGAAATTTGGCAGTTAATTGCAGAAAGAACCCCAGAAGAAGCTTTAATTGTTTCAACCTGGCCGGAAGTAAAACCATTTGACGCAAAATTAATTTCTGATTTTGAAAATTCTATCGAAGTAATCTCTGGAATTAGAACGATCAGAAAAGACAAAAATATTCCGTTTAAAGATGCCATCGAATTAAAAGGAATCAATAGCGAAAATGTTTCAACTTATTTCGATTCAATTATAACGAAATTAGGAAATGTTTCTGCCTTTGAATATGTTTCTGAAAAAGTAGACGGGGCATTGTCTTTCCGTGTAAAATCAAATGAATATTTCATTCCGATTACAGGAAATATCGACGTTGAAGCTGAAATCGCAAAACTGACAGAAGAATTGAATTACACAAAAGGATTCCTGAAATCTGTAGAAGCAAAACTTTCTAACGAGAAATTCGTAAACGGAGCTCCGGAGAAAGTCCTTAATCTGGAAAAACAAAAACAAGCAGATGCTTTAGCAAAAATTGCTACAATCGAGCAGAGTTTAGCAGGTTTGAAATAA
- a CDS encoding APC family permease, giving the protein MSDTAKNQLKKSLGLSFNIAVLIGGTIGVGILRTPGTIAEMLNNYWLVLASWLFGGLYILLGANSYSELATMLPKAGGSYNYIKRALGEYAGFLSGWYDYITNVIPPAFYCIVISEYIIILFPSLASYSTVMAISLLFAFLLLHLSGVKNGSIIQQITSLLKVICFVALVTACFMYTGVEVPKIQTDNSIFHIGLIFGFFKSLQLIIGTYNGWNSVCFFAEENENPNKNIPKSLYSGVILVAAIYVLVNAAFFHVLPIETLAKSNLAAADVAKILFGENGAKIVTVISIFSLISILNAFMMIPPRILYGLSRDGFFIAQGTKVNKGGTPIVALFVSSLFSLFLICIGSFEVLFSFAAFISIIVWGLAYFSLLKLRSKEPNLPRPYHSFWYPWTTIIAIIASIALLAGFIYSDPKSFIIIIGITAVSYPLFLALQKRE; this is encoded by the coding sequence ATGTCTGATACCGCCAAAAACCAATTGAAGAAAAGCCTTGGCCTAAGTTTTAACATTGCCGTATTAATTGGCGGTACAATTGGAGTTGGAATCCTGAGAACACCGGGAACCATTGCCGAAATGCTTAACAATTACTGGCTGGTTCTGGCTTCATGGCTCTTTGGAGGTTTGTACATCTTACTGGGCGCCAATTCATATTCTGAACTCGCCACCATGCTGCCAAAAGCGGGAGGTTCTTATAACTATATTAAAAGAGCTTTGGGCGAATATGCCGGGTTTTTATCCGGCTGGTACGATTATATTACCAATGTGATTCCGCCTGCATTTTACTGCATAGTAATTAGTGAATATATCATTATTTTGTTTCCTTCTCTGGCGTCTTATTCTACTGTAATGGCTATTTCCCTGCTATTTGCTTTTCTGCTGCTTCATTTAAGCGGTGTAAAAAACGGAAGCATCATTCAGCAGATTACAAGCTTATTAAAAGTGATTTGTTTTGTGGCTTTGGTTACCGCTTGTTTTATGTATACGGGTGTCGAAGTTCCAAAAATCCAGACTGATAACTCCATTTTTCATATCGGACTTATTTTTGGATTCTTTAAATCTTTACAGCTTATTATAGGAACTTATAATGGCTGGAACAGCGTCTGCTTTTTTGCCGAAGAAAATGAAAATCCAAATAAAAACATTCCAAAATCTTTGTACAGCGGTGTTATACTTGTTGCTGCAATTTATGTTTTGGTAAATGCCGCTTTTTTCCATGTACTGCCTATTGAAACTCTGGCCAAGTCGAATCTCGCTGCTGCCGATGTTGCCAAGATTCTGTTTGGCGAAAACGGTGCTAAAATCGTGACCGTAATTTCTATTTTCTCTTTAATCAGTATTTTGAATGCCTTTATGATGATTCCTCCAAGAATCCTTTACGGATTAAGCCGTGACGGTTTTTTTATCGCACAAGGCACAAAAGTAAACAAAGGCGGTACTCCAATAGTGGCACTTTTTGTATCGTCGCTTTTCAGTTTGTTTTTAATCTGCATTGGTTCTTTTGAAGTGTTGTTTTCTTTCGCCGCTTTTATCTCGATAATCGTTTGGGGGCTGGCGTATTTTTCGCTTTTAAAATTAAGAAGCAAAGAACCTAATCTTCCAAGACCTTACCACTCATTCTGGTATCCGTGGACAACCATAATCGCCATTATAGCCTCGATTGCTTTACTTGCCGGATTTATTTACAGCGATCCAAAAAGTTTTATAATTATTATTGGAATTACTGCGGTTTCTTATCCTTTATTTTTGGCTTTGCAGAAGAGAGAATAG
- a CDS encoding DUF1573 domain-containing protein produces the protein MKNVASFIAVVFFSIIGYAQNGPKIEFAAPDNTIDYGKIPKTDNGVRSFEFTNTGDAPLLIIGAASTVSSIVVTKPGAAIMPGKKGKIDVKYNMAAGPIRKTITVETNAVNYPDGRVALKIKGEVL, from the coding sequence ATGAAAAATGTTGCCTCTTTTATTGCAGTCGTATTTTTTAGTATAATAGGATATGCACAAAATGGCCCAAAAATTGAATTTGCAGCCCCGGACAACACTATTGATTACGGAAAAATTCCTAAAACAGATAACGGGGTTCGTTCCTTTGAATTTACTAATACAGGCGATGCACCGCTTTTAATTATTGGTGCGGCATCTACAGTTAGTTCTATAGTTGTTACCAAACCAGGCGCTGCCATCATGCCAGGAAAAAAAGGAAAAATTGATGTGAAATACAATATGGCTGCGGGACCTATTCGTAAAACAATTACAGTTGAAACCAATGCAGTAAATTATCCTGACGGCCGAGTTGCCTTAAAAATCAAAGGAGAAGTTTTATAA
- a CDS encoding GyrI-like domain-containing protein — protein MNKLDLIKTDKNYYTAKTNPEIVYIEKTNYISLTGKGDPSGIEFAEKIQALYTTAYAIKFMLKAINNDFVVPKLEALWSFDTEKYKNISMDEAPLKIPRAEWDYRIMIRMPDFVTKKQIHKSIDIAVNKKQNELARTIELFELEEGKVIQVLHIGPFDNEPATLKKIQEFSIENNLQQNGLHHEIYLSDFRKTAPDKLKTILREPVK, from the coding sequence ATGAACAAATTAGACTTAATAAAAACGGACAAGAACTATTATACTGCTAAAACGAATCCTGAAATTGTTTATATAGAAAAAACGAATTACATATCACTTACAGGCAAAGGAGATCCTTCGGGAATAGAATTTGCAGAAAAAATTCAGGCATTATACACCACAGCTTATGCAATAAAATTTATGCTAAAGGCCATAAATAATGATTTTGTTGTTCCAAAACTGGAAGCTCTCTGGAGTTTTGATACTGAAAAATATAAAAACATTTCGATGGATGAAGCACCATTGAAAATACCACGTGCTGAGTGGGATTACCGAATTATGATTAGAATGCCGGATTTTGTTACCAAAAAACAAATTCACAAATCTATAGATATTGCTGTCAACAAAAAGCAAAATGAATTAGCCCGAACAATCGAATTATTTGAATTGGAAGAAGGCAAAGTGATTCAGGTTCTTCATATCGGGCCTTTTGATAACGAACCAGCGACATTGAAAAAAATTCAGGAATTTAGTATTGAAAATAATTTGCAGCAAAATGGTTTGCATCACGAAATCTATCTTTCAGACTTTCGTAAAACAGCTCCTGACAAATTAAAAACCATACTTAGAGAACCTGTGAAATAA
- a CDS encoding TonB-dependent siderophore receptor: MKYNLLFFLSLLSFAVHSQNHTNEENTKVTDTVKNKKGETLNEVIVTKTKEPKPVTAVRSGLKPMDNPQSIQVIGSEIIEQQQAIRLSEVLKNANGVYVSSARGGAQESFFSRGYDMSANNMFKNGFRYNSGSIPDVSGLEKVEFLKGGSALLFGNVAPGGIVNLVTKTPLFKSGGEISMQMGSFAYYKPSIDFYGPLSKSIAFRINGSYENSESFRDVVKNERVYINPSLLFIIDAKTQITVQGDYLSADWTPDFGTGIIGKQILDLPRNAFYGSLWSNGNTKSASASVLVNHDFNKNWKLNFNSSFQNYDRGSFSTAQLSGLDTYAIPGNWNRGLAKNKNLEQIFGDQLSLQGNFNTGSVKHQIFTGADWENSFATAYTFTFNEQYVQTGVKDGKPVYGPTLYDPINLFTFDPNNQRMDIPLSGRATQIVKTDTNRFGVYFQDFISITDKFKVLAGLRWSWQEAEVTTYKETNGDGRPENTVPVVTPKRLDNAFSPKAGIVYQPAKDISVFGSYSNSFTPNSGNTADGEAIKPSIIDQYEAGIKTDFFKGLLSTNVTVYQITNSNLAQMSPTKADGTENSDPNIKVLSGETKSKGVEVDVTARPIDGLNIIAGYSYNDMRYTKTSGLNGSFVQGDRVARTPVNTANLSFFYTVPEGFFKGVSLGAVGNYIGKRIGGWNDDYLWTAVKPTPANPKPDPAYTISVRDRDIPLDDYATIDVSAGYTWRKISILCKLSNVTNELNYTVHENYSVNPIAPRQIMTSLRYKF; the protein is encoded by the coding sequence ATGAAATACAACTTACTATTCTTTCTTTCTTTATTAAGTTTTGCGGTTCACAGCCAGAACCATACAAATGAAGAAAACACCAAAGTAACGGATACCGTAAAAAATAAAAAAGGCGAAACCTTAAACGAAGTTATCGTTACCAAAACCAAAGAACCAAAACCGGTTACCGCGGTTCGTTCCGGTTTAAAACCAATGGATAATCCGCAGTCGATACAAGTTATTGGTTCTGAAATTATCGAACAGCAGCAAGCCATCCGCTTAAGCGAAGTACTAAAAAATGCCAACGGTGTTTATGTTAGTTCTGCCCGGGGCGGCGCGCAGGAATCTTTCTTTTCAAGAGGATATGATATGTCTGCCAATAATATGTTCAAAAACGGATTTCGTTATAATTCAGGTTCGATTCCGGATGTTTCAGGTTTAGAAAAAGTAGAATTTCTTAAAGGAGGTTCGGCTTTATTATTCGGAAATGTTGCTCCGGGCGGTATTGTGAATCTTGTTACCAAAACCCCCTTATTTAAAAGCGGCGGCGAAATTTCAATGCAGATGGGAAGTTTTGCTTACTACAAGCCTTCTATCGATTTTTACGGCCCTTTAAGCAAATCAATTGCTTTTAGAATCAATGGTTCTTACGAGAACTCAGAAAGCTTTAGGGATGTGGTAAAAAATGAGCGCGTTTACATTAATCCGTCATTACTTTTTATAATCGATGCCAAAACACAAATTACAGTTCAGGGAGATTATTTATCTGCCGACTGGACGCCGGATTTTGGAACCGGGATTATAGGAAAACAAATTTTAGATTTACCGCGTAATGCTTTTTACGGATCTTTATGGTCAAATGGTAATACAAAATCAGCCAGTGCTTCTGTCCTGGTAAACCATGATTTCAACAAAAACTGGAAACTTAACTTTAATTCTTCTTTTCAAAATTATGACAGAGGAAGTTTTTCTACAGCACAATTATCTGGTTTAGATACGTATGCGATTCCCGGAAACTGGAATCGAGGGCTGGCAAAAAACAAAAATTTAGAACAAATATTTGGAGATCAGTTAAGTCTTCAGGGGAATTTCAATACCGGATCTGTAAAACACCAGATTTTTACCGGAGCAGACTGGGAAAACTCTTTTGCAACTGCGTATACTTTTACATTTAATGAGCAATACGTACAAACTGGCGTAAAAGACGGCAAACCCGTTTACGGGCCTACCCTTTATGATCCGATAAACTTATTTACTTTTGATCCCAATAATCAAAGAATGGACATTCCATTATCTGGCAGAGCAACCCAAATTGTAAAAACAGATACGAATCGTTTTGGGGTTTATTTTCAGGATTTTATTTCGATTACAGACAAATTTAAAGTCTTAGCAGGTTTAAGATGGTCATGGCAGGAAGCCGAGGTAACTACTTATAAAGAAACAAACGGAGACGGAAGACCTGAAAATACAGTTCCGGTTGTAACGCCAAAACGTCTGGACAATGCTTTTTCTCCAAAAGCAGGAATTGTATATCAGCCGGCAAAAGACATTTCGGTATTTGGAAGTTATTCGAACTCGTTTACACCAAACTCAGGAAATACTGCAGACGGAGAAGCTATAAAACCCTCTATTATTGATCAGTATGAGGCCGGAATTAAAACAGATTTCTTTAAAGGATTATTAAGTACTAATGTTACGGTGTATCAAATTACAAACAGCAACCTGGCTCAAATGTCGCCAACTAAAGCCGACGGAACAGAAAATTCAGATCCAAACATTAAGGTTTTAAGCGGTGAAACCAAAAGCAAAGGTGTTGAAGTTGACGTTACTGCCCGACCAATTGACGGTTTGAATATTATTGCCGGTTACAGTTATAATGATATGCGTTATACTAAAACATCCGGCTTAAACGGAAGTTTTGTTCAAGGAGACCGTGTAGCAAGAACTCCTGTAAATACAGCCAATTTAAGTTTTTTTTATACTGTTCCTGAAGGTTTCTTTAAAGGTGTTTCGCTTGGCGCTGTTGGAAATTATATAGGAAAACGAATTGGCGGATGGAACGACGATTATTTGTGGACAGCTGTTAAACCTACGCCTGCAAATCCTAAACCGGATCCTGCATACACAATATCTGTCAGAGATCGTGATATTCCATTAGATGACTATGCTACAATTGATGTTTCTGCAGGTTATACGTGGAGGAAAATCTCGATTCTGTGCAAGTTATCAAACGTTACAAATGAATTAAATTATACCGTACACGAGAATTATAGTGTAAACCCAATAGCACCGCGCCAGATAATGACAAGCTTGCGTTATAAATTCTAA